A region of Deinococcus multiflagellatus DNA encodes the following proteins:
- a CDS encoding HEPN domain-containing protein encodes MLPEPFVSYITQEVLTLATTLERLAVAPDVAGARWLRGWPRAIIGRPEDEQSAQNIAEKLHRHWARAVTLVEVDWRTKELLCRHLDAKSWEVHFEGLEDLAEPHQSLMAEHVQSLTREGLTEARIREWLTKLDAEYSQEVLLTTVIPLSGIQTTMSSLTLGPLRLVSRYALDEELRSHSWPGVSSYAQQRLAAHLAQSTAITFAVYSGTGTYPKVEGEAIRALQRLFELLWYAAPVLRPGEALMFGIYGQVAAREVQQGFRSWGVTHHTDLEEKTGGAMDVPSFHVQELVLRDEDLQVLKQLHVFELATFSETSKDSLLSVLREAVHWLATAAQQTRPHHQVISLATCLETLYGSRKDTSISQLVSERCALSLATSVEDRLALQRKVKDFYGLRSSSVHGQGGKVTAQNAAEFQLLAYKAVSAFIDRMAWFQNRDAYVAHFERWKMGEVPAPLLQQQATRGDQQTDLSRSEEQE; translated from the coding sequence ATGCTGCCTGAACCCTTTGTTTCGTACATCACCCAGGAAGTGCTGACTCTGGCCACCACCTTGGAGCGGCTGGCTGTAGCACCCGATGTGGCTGGCGCCCGGTGGCTCCGAGGCTGGCCCCGGGCCATCATCGGGCGCCCAGAAGATGAGCAGAGCGCCCAGAACATTGCGGAGAAGTTGCATCGTCACTGGGCGCGGGCCGTCACTCTGGTGGAGGTGGATTGGCGGACCAAAGAACTCTTGTGCCGGCATCTCGATGCGAAAAGCTGGGAGGTCCACTTTGAAGGCCTTGAAGATTTGGCTGAACCGCACCAGAGCCTGATGGCTGAGCACGTTCAGTCACTCACTCGTGAGGGCTTGACGGAGGCTCGAATTCGGGAGTGGCTGACCAAGCTGGATGCGGAATATAGCCAGGAGGTTTTGCTCACCACGGTCATTCCCTTGTCGGGCATCCAGACCACCATGTCATCGCTCACACTGGGCCCCCTCCGGCTGGTCTCCCGGTACGCCTTGGATGAGGAACTGCGGAGCCACAGCTGGCCTGGCGTTTCCTCATACGCTCAGCAGCGGCTGGCCGCTCATCTTGCCCAGTCGACAGCGATCACATTTGCCGTCTACAGCGGGACAGGCACCTATCCGAAAGTCGAGGGGGAGGCGATCCGAGCGTTGCAGCGTCTCTTTGAGCTGCTGTGGTATGCCGCTCCCGTCCTTCGGCCAGGCGAAGCCCTCATGTTCGGTATTTATGGCCAGGTGGCGGCCCGCGAGGTGCAGCAAGGCTTTCGCAGTTGGGGCGTGACCCACCATACAGACCTGGAAGAGAAGACGGGGGGCGCTATGGATGTCCCTTCTTTTCATGTGCAAGAACTGGTACTCAGGGACGAAGATCTTCAAGTGCTGAAGCAGTTGCATGTCTTTGAACTGGCAACCTTTTCGGAGACGAGCAAAGATAGTCTTCTGTCTGTGTTGAGAGAAGCGGTGCACTGGCTCGCAACGGCCGCGCAGCAAACGAGGCCGCACCATCAGGTGATCAGCCTGGCGACCTGTCTTGAGACCCTCTATGGATCCAGAAAGGACACGTCTATCTCGCAGTTGGTCAGTGAACGCTGCGCCCTGTCGCTGGCGACCTCCGTAGAAGACCGGCTGGCACTGCAGAGAAAAGTCAAAGACTTTTATGGGCTGCGCAGCAGCAGTGTGCATGGTCAAGGCGGCAAGGTCACCGCTCAGAACGCCGCAGAATTTCAGCTGCTGGCTTATAAGGCCGTCAGCGCATTCATTGACCGGATGGCTTGGTTTCAGAATCGTGACGCCTATGTTGCCCATTTTGAGCGCTGGAAAATGGGGGAGGTGCCGGCACCACTACTTCAGCAGCAAGCGACGAGAGGCGATCAGCAGACGGACCTCTCAAGGTCTGAGGAGCAGGAATGA